The genome window CCGCAACATCCTGAGAGTGTTGGCCATTCACAGGTGAGTTTATTTCTGCAGAGACAGCTACCACCACAGACTCGGATTTTAGACGTCACAAAGTACACACAATTCTAAGTGGACGCTTTTGAAAATAATTCCCCTTATTGGGGATGAGTCTGAAAAATCCTTTGTACAGGAGGGGCGGGTACTGTGGGACAGTCTACTAAGATGTCATTGTGATGCTGCATCCCAGAtcggagtcctgcctccacttcctatccagcttcctgttaatgaatgcagggcttgggcccctgccaaattcggatggagtcctggctcctgactgtggtctGGCCTAACCACAGCTATtgctgcatctggggagtgagccagtggatggaagatctttctctctctctctctctctcttttgctttgcctttccaaatacacacacacacacgtgtacaagAATACTCATGGCAGCCTTATTTGCATACAAGGGGAATTTAGAAATCTTGATTCCTCATTGCAATgtactttactttttattttaaattattcatttatttgagaggcagagagagctcccatcggCGGGTGAAGTCTGCTGGTGAATTGGTTCCTTACCTGGATTGACTTGTGCTCCACATTTTGCCAAATTTGCCTCTCTCCCCCGGTTTTCGGCCACCGTGGTGACTCTGTCCCTAGAACTGCAGCCCGAGTCCTAAGCAGAGGTCACTTCCTGCCCTGGTCACAGGTTAGTGTGCCAGGGCAGGCCATGCGGCCACACTGGAAGATGCATCCACATTCAGAATCCAGTCTCCCGACCTTGCCCTCGAAAGCATCTTTCTCCAATCCAAGGTCTGATCGGGGCCCACACACTGTACTCTCTTATCCTCTGACGATGAGACTATGTGAGGTTTCCGAAAGAGTTGCAAACACAGCACAGAGTTCCCACACACCTTTCACCCAGCTCCCCCTGCCATGGAACACCCACCTTGGCACAACGGTACCAACTGCAGGCTTTATTCAGCTCTCACCGATGTCTCTTTTCTGGTCCACAATTCCCACATGCCACTCGCATGTTCTGTGCCCCTGCTCCCTCCAGTCTTTGACCCAGTTCCTTtgtctttccttgtctttcaTAGCCTTGAGGCTTTTGGAGAGGAGGGGCCAATTGTTTGGGGGGAGGTCCTTTATCTGGGTTTGTCTGCTATGTTCTCCTGATTAGACTGAGGTCATGCATGGGCGGGAAGGATGCCAGGGGTGCCGGGGGTGACGTCATTGTGTCTCATGGATGGGGATGTTTACCTTGGTTGTTTGGACAACCAAGGAGATGTCTGCTGGGCTTCCCCACTGCAAAGTCACGACTTTGCCCTCTGCGATTACTAGGGACTTTGTAGGAGAGACTTTAAGGCTCTGTGGATCAGCTGTTTCTGCTTAAACTTTCTCTTCTGCTTTAGCATTGGGTGGTGGGTTTGCCTGAGCAGTTGTTACCTGGAGCTCCTGCAGGAACTTCACATTTCTCTCATTCCTGCCATGTTTGTTGGTTATTAGTTTATTAATCAGCAAGGAAGAGTtgtctttctcatctctctgatCATTCAGTCCTTCCTCTGTTGTGTGGACTTATAGAGATTTATTTCCGTATCTatgttttattaattaatttgaaagacaaactagatctcctgtccactggtttactctaggaatgtctacaacagctggtaCTGGACCAGGCTGgtgccaagagctgggaactcaacccagctctcccacgtggcggTAAGAGCCTGATTACCtgagccacagctgctgcctcccaggtctgcaagaccaggaagctggaatcagcagccaaGGATGGGATATGAGCCCAGGcagagacagggggagggagagagatcccatctgttggttcttaccccaaaatacccacaatggctgaggctagaCTGGGAGCCCATTACTTGAACTCAATTACTTAACTCGCAAAggcagcgctgtggtatagctggtaaagctgccaccgacgtcccatatggacactggttcgaatcctggctgctccactgccaatccagctcactgctcatagcctgggaaggcaacggaagagggctccagtacttgggcctctgacactcatgtgggagatccatatgaagctcctggctttggcctggcccagaagtggccattttggccatctggggagagaaccagcagatagaagatctctctctttctcctttctctctcccccagactttcaaataaataaatattttttaaaagtactgaaCTCTCACCACTGCACCCAGGGCTGActtgcatgaacaggaagctggaattgggtgtGAGACATGCAAATCCAACCCAGGtactgggctgggggctggggcatcttaagcagtgtcttaactgctgggctacgTGAGCATCTCAGATTTGTTTTACTCTTTGCATTGTGATCCAACACTCTCACCATGTACTTCGTTACTCCAGCTcttgcagctctggcccttgggaCTCTCCTGTCGCTTTGCTTGCTTGATTTTCGGCATTCTCTTCACTtcacctgtcccagccttggaaTCAAAGGTTCTTCGCAGAAGCCCTGGTTTCTTTGAGTAGAGAGTGGTATTTTGAAACCACGCCCATGGCGCTGGGTGTGCTCACCACTTCTGAGGTGTCATTGCTTCTAGCTTTTCTaggaagggggaggtggggagtgcacgtgtgtgtgccaGCCCTGCACGTTGCATCTTCTTGTCATGTTTTGCAGtctctctttatatttatttatttattttttgacaggcagagtggacagtgagagagacagagagaaagtctctctttattattaaaaaagttcatttattcgaaaggcagagtgagatatatatacacacatatatacgtatatatgtgtgtgtgtgtgtgtgtgtgtgtgtgtgtgtgtgtgtgtatagagagagagagagagagaaagagagagagggactctTTCATctatccaaatggctgaaacagccagggctgggtcaggcaacagccaggagccaggagctccatcctggtctatcACATGGGTGTGGGAAACCTAAGTGCCTGAGCCActatttgttgcctcccaggcatatcagcaggaagctggatcagaagcagaattagctagaactcgaaccagcTCTCCGATATGGGACACGGGTGACCGCggtagcggcttaacctactgtgccgccACGCTGGCCCCTTTCCCATCTCTTGATCCAtaagttttttttcccctgcctTTTATTGTCTTTCATGACCCTGGCATTGTCAAAGAAGCCAGAGATGACCATTTTTATGTGAGATCTCCTGCATTTTAATGCTGGGAACAAactcagtgtttttgtttgtttgtttgcttgtttaaaaaaaaaaaacatggtgtgAAGCAGACTGGAAAGTGTGCTGAGCTGAGCAGATGTGAACTGTGGGTTTGTGGCAGGAGTAGGAAGCACACTGCTACAgccaggggctgcctggggctgggatcGTCCCACGTCCAGACGGATGTGACTTGGGGATGGTCCTGGTGCCCGGGGGAAGTCTTCACAGGAGTGGAGCCCGCCCGTGGTGGCGCAGCTGGAACCACACCCAGGCTGCTGACCTGGACAAGGACCCTGGGCAGGCAGCCTCCCTCAGGGGACACACAGCCTGCTCTTCCTGTCTTTCCAGGGCAAGGTCAGTGTCCCGGCAGTCCGTGGCCAGCAACGCTCCAGGCAGCACCACCTGCCGTTCCCAGCTGCCTCTTTCTGATTCTCTTGAGAGGCCAAGGGCACCGGCAAGCATAGGCACCGGTGGGCACaggggagagggacaggcagCCCAGGCTGCTGACCACATGGGGAGTCTGGGAATGCGGTCTGCTCCAGGACGGAGTCCTCCATACCGCTGAATCCAGAGCCGAGACCCGGAATACTTCCCCTAATCTCAGCCCCAACTTCCTACATGCATGACCTTGGGAACCGAATAAACTTCCTGTCTTGGACTCAGTTTCCCTAATGGTAAAAGGGAGTGGGTTGGATTAGAGAGGTGAGGGTATCAGGATATCCCAGGGTTCACcacagggggtgggggacagggcggGTGGGATTCCAGGGACCCAAGACCTGCTTGCATCTCAGTATAGCGGCTGGGTTTTCACGTAAATTTCATTAGCAAAAAGGGTTCCAGTATTTCCAGTACTTAAGATAGCCACCCCAGGTTGATATGCTAGGAACTCTGGGAGTTTGTGGCTAATTCACACTGCCTGTGATGGCAAAATAAAACGCAGgtgctgtgtggggtgggggtggggctgggggagtggtGGAGAGCTGTGGGCAGAAGAAAAGGTGCCCCTGACAACTTACAATCAGATGAGCAGGAGAAAGAGCCCATCAAGATttgttatgcttttttttttttttttttaagatttatttatttgaaaggcagagttacagagaggcagagaggaagggaggaagggagagagagagagagaggtcttccatccgctggtttactccccagatgactgcaatggccggagctgtgccgatccgaagccaggagccaggagcttcctccaggtctcccatgcacgtacaggggcccaaggacctagaccatcttccattgcttgcccaggccatagcagagagctggatcaaagtggagcagccgggactcaaactggtgcccatataggatgccggcattgcaggaggcggctcTACCTACTacgtatgccacagtgctgtccctatcccctcccccactttttgagatttatttacttcaaagtcagagagagagagagattttccatccgctggttcattctctaaatggccacaaaggtggggctgggctgaattcaagagctaggagcttcttcaaggtctccccacatggggacaggggcccaagcacttggaccatcctccactgccttcccaggtaaatcagcagggggctgggttggaagtggagcagctgggacttgagccagtgcccatatgggatgctggcactgcaggaggtgacttaactggctatgctacagtgccagcccgtaagatttttttatgcttttacatttgcatttatttattttcactttatatgaaaggcagagagacagagagaggccaggccgaggccaggttgaagcctggagcccaaaCTTAATCTGGGTGtccctcacaggtggcagggacccaagtccttgagctgccTCACAGGGCGCGCATGAgaagggactggaaccaggcattaCGATATGGCGgacagtgacttaactgctgcacccaacGTCCATGTCCACAGAGGAGgtggagtggagcagcccaggagaGAGGACAAAGGCTCACTagccagagccgggaacccggGCAGGAAGGCCCATGGCTGGGAGGGACACTGGCGGCCAGTTCTTGGAAGCAcactcagtgccagcccctggtgtgTGGTCGGAGTCCCACGCAGCCCTCCCCgccctctcctcccacctgccAGAGGGATGCATAAATCCAACACAGGGCTTGGAGACGGGCTGAGAagctgggctgggctaagctgggGCCGAGCAGgcccccagggagccctgagctggCCGCTGTGTGCGTGACGGCCAAGGTCGCTGGTTCGGGCCTGGCGGTTACCGCCGCTGGGACCATTACCTTGACAAGGTCCCTCGGGCAAGGGGGCTTAAAAACCACTCGTGAGGATGACACCCCGGTGACACCGGGACAGATGCTGACAACCGCTGGCATTTTGCCTACACCAGGGGTCTGGCGCTCCCAGCGGCCTTCAGTGGTGGGGCGGTGGTGAGGGTCCACTGAAAGCTTTGGTTTTGGGTAAGATTTGCTTGGCTCTCCCCGGAGTTTGCACGCGTCCCCCAAATCCACCGTGGAGAGGTCAGTCCCAGGGTATGGGGTTAGCAGGTGGGGGATTCTGTCGCGAGGGCGGAGCCTCAGCGCTTGGGTCGGGGCTTTGGCCCTTCCTGTCCCACAGGAAGAcccagccagcagagggcgccctgATCCCCAGATCCCAAGCCTCCAGCGCTGTGAGAGAGAAATGTTTGTTTCTAAGCTCCCCAGTCTGTGGCGCTTGTgagaggagcaggaaggggtGAGGGCAGTGAGAGAGCTCCCCAGACACCTGCTGTCCGGCCCCAGCGGCCACCACCGCAGGGAGGCCCCCAGGCTGGACCTCCGGGGCTGGTCTCCCGGGCTGTGGTGTGCACACCAGCCGACTCAGGAACCAGCAGGGGATCTGGGGACTGGGGGCTGGaagacttgtctttttttttttttttttttttgagagttatttatttgaaaggcagagttacagagagggagagagagatatatatatatcttccctctgctggttcactccctaaatggccacaatggccagggctgggccaggtggaagccgggagccaggagcttcatctgggtctcccacgtgggtgcaggggcccagggatttgggccatcacctgctgcctcccagagtgcgcatgagcaggaagctggcttggaagcagagccaggatgcaaaGCCGGACATTCTGATAGGGGGGTGCCGGTGCCCTAAGcacatcctaaccactgcaccaagcaccACCCTGAAGCTTCTGGTTATCCCAGCTCAGGTGCGAAGGAGGCCCACGCAGCTGGCCTGAGGGCTGGGCCTGCGTCTGCCTGGCTCTGGGAGGGGAGCAGCTCCTTACGGGGTTTTACCCAGAGAGGGGCTCCACACCAGGCCTTACGTGGGCTAAGTCACCAGGGAGCAGGTGACAGCTCCTAGTGTTGTTTTCTCCTGCAGCCGTGACACCACTGACCTTTGGGCCCACTCAGTCTTCTTGGCCTGCAGGGCCACCCCAGCTGGCACTATTCAAAGCTCCCAGGCCTGCCGGTCTACTGCCTGCCAGTTCTCGAGGGAAGGGACCTTGGTGTAGGGGAGTTTGGGTGGTCATTGCTTGGGGCCAGAGGGGGACTCAGCGCTCTGCTTGCTCTTTGCCATGAGAAAaggaggaggtttttttttttttttttttttttttttgacagggcaGAGCATTGGAAAGGAGAGATGGGTATAGGTGAGCAGAGGGTCATGGGAGCCCAAGACGGGGGCCTTGGGGCCAAGATGGAGTGGTCAGGGCCACACTGGCAAAGTGATGGGCTTCTCAGTGGGAGCCCCCCACCCTGTGTGACTTCTGTGGACTTTGCAGAGGGGCTGAATATTGATGTTAGGCCAGCCTGGGCCTCCTGTGGGAAGCAGGTGAGGCCAAAGGCAAAGGCCATGGGAACCAGAGTCCTGGGACCAGGCAGGTGTTGGGGGAAGTCTTGGGATGTGTGGAGATTTCAGAATTGGGGTGATGGCGCGAGAGCAAGATTTGGTTTTGACAAAATGAACCCTGATTTTAGAAGGAGTCAGGCTCGGGTGCCAAGAGGAATGAAAACACCCCCTAAGCCTCAATAAAATGGCTGAGTTGCCAGTTTATTTGGGGTTTCTGGGGTTCTGtgccctggggcagccctggggacctggctcagcccagggcctCGGTGGTGCACAGCAGGGCGGccagcagagccaggcccaggacGGCCACGGCCCCTAGAGCCACATCCCACCAGGCGCTCGGGCCGGCCCAGGACGTCTGCAGCTGCCAGCCACAGTTGCCCAGCTGGAAGCCCGTGAGGTTGTGCAGCGGGCGGTTGGCAGCGgggttggggctggcgcagtgCACGAACCACAGGGCCTCGGGCATGCGGTCCTGCAGCCAGAGGCGCAGGTAGGTGAGGCCGCAGTCACAGTGCCAGGGGTTCTGCTCCACCTCGAGGGTCTGCAGCTGGGGCAGGTGGTCGAAGGCGCCTGGGGGCACGGAGCGCAGGCTGTTGTTGGTCAGCAGGAGTTGGCGAGTGTGGGCTGGCAGGTCCGGCAGTTCCGTGAGCCCCCGGCCCCTGCAGTCCACCCTCAGCCCCATGGTTTCCAGGTGTTGGCAGGTGCACGCCGCAGGGCAGTCCTTGGTGGCCTCCACTGTGGCCCAGAGCAGGACCAGGACCCCCCAGGCAGGCATcaggcaggcaggctgcaggAGAAAGCAGCTGTGAGGGAGGGCCTGGCAGCTCGCACCCATCTCTGGGCCCCCTCTCAGGCCTCAGCGTGCTCCTCTGTGAAGTGGGGtgatggctggggcagggcctggctgacCCTCACAGGGCACATCAGAGGGCAGGACAGTACTGGCGGTGGAGAGTGTGTTTTGGGGAAGGAGAAGAAacctccaggcccccagccctgcttaGGGGTTCGAGCAGAGCTGTCCCCTCCAGCGCCCTGTCCACCATGGGTGTCCCCTGagtatttgtggaataaatgTGCATATCTGCAGAAGCCCCCAACCAGCCCCTTCTTCCCCAAGGGAGAGCCAGGGAGGGACCAGGGCCGCCTGCTCCCGGCTGGGGGCCACGTTGGGTAATAAGGGGGCCGCTTACCTGTGAGGCCTTCTGTTGGGCACCCTCTCTGTGGCCTGCACGGCTGGAGACGGTTGGGAGGCAGCGGTGGCCGCCACCACGCGAGAGGGAAGGAAATGACCAGAATAGCCTGGCTTATCCCCCGAGTGCTGCCGGGAGGGCCCTATCTCCGGAGGCAGGAGGCCCTCGGGTGCCTGGGCCTTggccgctgcaccacagcccacCGATTTCTGGAAGGGCTTCCTGTGGTCCCAGCGGCACTGCAGTGGGCTTCGGTCTGAGGCCCCCGGGAGGACTGAGGGGGCCTCAGCTGGCCCAGGAGGTAGCAGCAGGGGGACCCTGGCATGCGTGCTTCTGCTCGCTGTTTCTCTGAGTTGCAGCTGTCCCCggctgtagcatgggagcagtagCCTCCGTCCTGTTTGCGTTCCAGGGCGGTGGGCTGGGCAGCTCCCACGGGCAGGCCAGGAACCTCGGAGCAGGGAGAGTGACTTAGATTTCCATCTTCCTGAATAGGTCAGGAGAGGTCTCCTTCTGTCACCAGGCCATCTGACACTTCCTCCTCCCCTTGCCTAACAGAGAGCTGCTGGCCGGGGCTCAGAGCCACTGCCAGCCGTCAGCCCCCAGCTAGAATGTCACGCTGCTGTTttacctgcactcatatgggatgtgggcgatTTAACGGAcagcttaaccaccaggccaaatgcctgtctctaAAGTTCCTTTTAggagataaatgtatttttaaatttggttaTGCATTTAGTCTTCTACAGTATTAATCAGAATTAAACCCAACAGGGACAGGTGTTGggatgcagggggttaagccgctgcttgcggtgctggcatcccatatcgaaaTGCCAGTTACagcccttgctgctccacttcccatgcagctccctgc of Oryctolagus cuniculus chromosome 10, mOryCun1.1, whole genome shotgun sequence contains these proteins:
- the GP9 gene encoding platelet glycoprotein IX, which produces MPAWGVLVLLWATVEATKDCPAACTCQHLETMGLRVDCRGRGLTELPDLPAHTRQLLLTNNSLRSVPPGAFDHLPQLQTLEVEQNPWHCDCGLTYLRLWLQDRMPEALWFVHCASPNPAANRPLHNLTGFQLGNCGWQLQTSWAGPSAWWDVALGAVAVLGLALLAALLCTTEALG